One Triticum dicoccoides isolate Atlit2015 ecotype Zavitan chromosome 4B, WEW_v2.0, whole genome shotgun sequence genomic window carries:
- the LOC119292115 gene encoding uncharacterized protein LOC119292115: MQLEAELKKPWRFPNVGSPGVWTTALGGRSHLRGAMPLPPPPGRPPPPMPAVEERRVAPNDMAGSSTSTDERLTTLRAYRRARGLCYLCGEKWSREHKCATAVQLHVVQELFDVLGISGFDAASEAPDSASECHTISKAALDGTVAPQTVRLHGSIQGQKVLMLIDSGSSHSFVSDTLAARLNGVVAAKHPLRVRIADGGQLCCAQEVPNCDWWVHGHKFCSTLKVLPLGCYDMIVGMDWLEKHNPMDVHWGRKQLQFLHHGREVQLVGVQPNVQQCYRLSPAQFHALLDCNDVHQVIQLCAVEASAEGDGIPDSVSLLLQQFAHLFEPPTGLPPHRAFDHTIPLIPGAQPVNLRPYRYTPTQKDEIERQVAEMIKQGIIQHSCSPYAAPVLLVQKKDLTWRFCIDFRRLNAITIKNRYPLPIIEELLDELSGSVWFTSLDLRSGFHQIHMKPGEEFKTAFKTHHGHYEFKVMPNGVTGGPSTFQGTMNIVLSPLLRKGVLVFIDDILVHSATLERHCELLRQVFQLLAKHKFYLKMSKCKFAHPRLTYLGHVISAAGVSTDDKNIAAVKDWPTPTNAREVRGFLGLAGYYR, from the exons ATGCAGTTGGAAGCGGAACT GAAGAAGCCTTGGAGATTTCCAAACGTCGGGAGCCCAGGCGTATGGACAACGGCACTAGGGGGGCGCTCTCATTTGCGTGGCGCCATGCCACTACCTCCTCCACCTGGACGGCCACCTCCACCCATGCCGGCTGTCGAAGAAAGACGAGTAGCACCCAATGATATGGCAGGCTCTTCTACTTCCACTGATGAAAGGCTAACCACACTACGAGCATACCGACGTGCGCGTGGTCTTTGTTACCTGTGTGGGGAGAAATGGTCGCGCGAGCACAAATGCGCCACGGCTGTGCAGCTGCACGTGGTACAGGAATTGTTTGATGTGCTTGGCATCTCAGGTTTCGAcgcggcatctgaagctccggactCCGCCAGTGAATGTCACACTATCTCTAAAGCAGCTTTGGATGGTACAGTAGCACCTCAAACGGTCCGACTGCATGGCTCTATCCAAGGACAGAAAGTGCTCATGTTGATTGATTCGGGTAGTTCCCATAGTTTTGTCAGTGACACTCTGGCTGCCCGTTTGAATGGTGTAGTGGCAGCTAAGCACCCACTTCGGGTGCGGATTGCTGATGGTGGCCAACTTTGCTGTGCTCAAGAGGTGCCAAACTGTGACTGGTGGGTACACGGACACAAGTTTTGTTCTACTTTGAAGGTGTTACCGCTCGGATGTTACGATATGATTGTTGGCATGGATTGGCTAGAAAAGCACAACCCTATGGATGTGCATTGGGGTCGCAAGCAACTTCAGTTCTTACATCACGGAAGGGAGGTACAATTGGTGGGGGTTCAACCCAATGTCCAGCAGTGCTATCGGTTGTCTCCTGCTCAATTTCATGCCCTGTTGGATTGCAATGATGTGCATCAGGTTATTCAGCTATGTGCAGTCGAAGCTTCAGCAGAAGGGGATGGCATTCCGGATTCAGTCTCTCTTTTGCTACAACAGTTTGCCCATCTCTTTGAACCACCAACAGGATTACCTCCTCACCGAGCATTTGATCACACCATTCCGCTGATTCCAGGAGCTCAACCAGTCAACTTGCGTCCTTATCGCTATACTCCAACCCAAAAGGATGAAATTGAGCGACAAGTTGCAGAAATGATCAAACAAGGAATCATCCAACATAGTTGCAGTCCCTATGCTGCTCCTGTGTTACTAGTCCAGAAGAAGGATTTGACCTGGAGGTTCTGTATTGACTTCCGACGACTAAATGCTATTACCATCAAGAATCGCTACCCTCTGCCCATTATAGAAGAACTCCTTGATGAGCTGAGCGGTTCTGTTTGGTTTACCAGCTTAGACCTGCGTTCCGGGTTCCATCAAATTCACATGAAGCCAGGCGAAGAATTCAAGACTGCTTTCAAAACGCACCACGGGCACTATGAGTTCAAAGTGATGCCTAATGGTGTGACTGGTGGTCCATCCACTTTCCAGGGCACCATGAATATCGTGCTATCTCCCTTGTTACGCAAGGGTGTTctggtgttcattgacgatatctTGGTGCACAGCGCTACTCTTGAACGACATTGCGAGTTGTTGCGACAAGTGTTTCAGTTGCTGGCCAAGCACAAATTTTACCTCAAGATGTCCAAATGTAAATTTGCACATCCAAGGCTCACCTATTTGGGGCATGTCATCAGCGCAGCTGGGGTGTCGACTGACGATAAGAATATTGCAGCCGTCAAGGACTGGCCGACACCCACAAATGCCAGGGAGGTTCGTGGGTTTCTTGGGCTGGCAGGTTACTATCGATGA